Part of the Spirochaeta isovalerica genome, GGAGCCGGAGAGGCTATCATTGTGGAGAGGTATCCCGAATACAGCGAAGAGAAAGCAAACGGTGAAGTTGAAGCGTCCTTCAGTATTCTGAAAGATATTGTTCAGGCGGTTAGAACGGTCCGTTCCGAATTCACGGTTCCTCCCGCAAAGAAAATCAGAGTCAAGGTTAAGGTCGACTCAGAGCAGAAAGCTTTTATGGAAAGCGAGAGCGATGTTATCGCCATGCTTGTCAAGTCGGATGATTTTGAAATTCTCGATAGTTCTGTTACACCCGATGGAGCTGTTGCTTCTGTTGGAAAGGGTTTTGAGGCATTTGTCTTTATCCGTGATGCAATCGATGTTGATAAGGAAATCGATAAACTGAAAAAGAATATTGAAAAAGCTGAGAAAAACAGGGCCGGTACGGAAAAGAAACTGTCTAATGAGAATTTCGTTTCCCGGGCGCCTGAGGATGTTATCGCCAAGGAAAAAGAGAAACTCGCTGAGTTTACCGATGCCATTACAAAGATGAAGAAGCATCTGGCTGATCTGGAAGGCTAAAGAAAGATAAACACTACGAACCGGCAATATTGACTGAATATTGCCGGTTTTTTTTATCTTTTATTGTGAAGCAAAATTCACCAATCAGTAAAAAAAAAGAACTGATACAGAGGATCCCTGTTCTTTATATATGATTTTTAGAAAAAGACTGTTGTTGCGGAGTCATCTTTTCATCGTTCGGTTCATTTTTACATAACAGTTTTTTTGACTATTGACAAATGGATTTCAGAGGCATATAAAAGAATATAAAGGAAAATAGGGGTTTTTAAAGTATGAAACTCAAAGACTGGATAAAAAAAGATCAGTGCATGGTACTTCAGAGCACGACCAAAACAGAAACAATTCTTGAAATGCTCGATGTTATAGCCACCACAGGTAAAATCGGGGATATGGAAAATCTGAAAAAAGAGATTTTTTACAGGGAACAGATTATGAGCACAGGAATCGGTCAGGGGCTGGCGGTTCCCCATGTTAGATTCGACGGGGCCAGGGAACCGATTGTTCTCATTGGAACGAAAGCGGAAGGGCTGTCCGATTATGAATCGCTCGATAATGCCCCTGTAAGAATTGTCGTTATGATTATCGTCGGTGCGGAACAGCATCGGGAATACTTGAGAATCCTCTCTCTCGTAGCCCATAAACTCAAAGACCATGCTTTTCAGGAAGAGCTTTTAAAAGCGGAAAACGGCGAAGATATGGCTTTGCTCATAGCCGGAGAATAAGATGGAAATAGATATACACTCAATTAATATGATACTCCTTCTCGGAGTCGTTCTTTTCGGCGGGACTTTAACCGGCAGACTTTTTCAGAAATGGAAAATTCCCCAAGTGGTCGGCTATATCGGACTGGGTCTGATTCTCGGCCAGACGGGGCTGAATATAATTAATGGCAAGATCATTACCAGCCTGCGCCCTTTCAGCACCTTCGCCCTGGGACTCATCGGTTTTATGATCGGTGGTGAATTAAAGATCCAGACCATTAAAAAATTCGGAAAACAGTTTGTCACCATACTCTTGCTGGAATCTCTCAGTGCTTTTGTCGTGGTGTTTATCTTCATCACATCCCTGTCTTTCTTCTTTTTTAAAGATATGCGCATCGCCCTATCGCTTGGATTGCTGATGGGTGCCATTTCGTCCGCCACGGCACCGGCTGCCACAACAGATGTTCTCTGGGAGAACAAGACGAGAGGCCCTCTGACCACTATTATACTGGGAATCGTGGCCATGGATGATGCTGTATCCCTTCTGCTTTTTGCAGTCGCTACCAGTGTCGCGGGTATACTGACTGGACAGGATGGCGGGAGCCTTCTCGCCAGTCTGGGAGGACTCGCCTGGGAAATCGGTATATCCGTCGCACTGGGTGCAGGGCTCGGATTTCTGCTGTATATCATTATCCGCGGATTCGTAGATGAAGATAAAATCCTGGCTTTTTCGATCGGGGCCATTCTGCTTTTGATAGGTTTGGCGCAGTCTCTTGCTGTCGATGTCATTCTCGCTACGATGGCCATGGGATTTTTCATTTCAAATTTTGCTCCCAGGAGAAGCAAGGAAACCTTTCACCTCGTTGAAAAATTCACTCCGCCTGTTTATGTTCTCTTTTTCGTAATGGTGGGCGCCACGCTCAATGTGAAAGGTTTAACTTTTGTCACGGTTTCTATGGCCCTGGTCTATCTGGTCGGGAGAATGGGAGGTAAAACAGCGGGAAGCATCATCGGCGCTCTGTTGTCGAAGGCTCCCGGTTCAGTCAGAAAATATCTGCCCTTATGTCTTTTCAGTCAGGCGGGTGTCGCAATCGGACTTTCCATTGTCGCCGGCCAGACATTTCCGGGCGTAATCGGCGATACCATTGTTCTGGTCGTTACGGCTACTACTTTCGTCGTTCAGATCATCGGTCCGGCCTCAGTAAAATACGCCGTTTCGAAAGCCGGAGAGGTGGGACTCAACATTTCCGAGCAGGATCTGATCCGGCAGAGCAGGGGGGCGGATCTGGCCGATGCGGATATACCTGTTATAGGGGAAGGCGAAAACCTCAGATCCATTCTCAATATTTTCGCTACGAGGGATAACCTTTATTACCCTGTATCGGATAAGGATAACAGGCTGATGGGAATTCTCTCAATCGAGAAACTCAAAGATACCTTTATCGCTTCTGATCTTTCCGATTATCTTCTGGCTCATGATATAATGGACAAAGTAAACTATACTGCGAGTATGGATACAGAAGCTGCGGAAATATACTCCATTTTCCAGAAAAGCCATGTGGCTTCCATCCCTGTTGTGGATAAGGATGGCAAAGTGGAGGGAATGATAGAATACAGAAGAATGCAGCAGCATCTTTCCAGGCGTCTTTCCGAATTAAAAGAAAAAGCCAGGAGGATGGAAGAGGAGTAACACTATGAAACTGGGATCATTCATCGATAAAAGAGCCATTCTGGCGGGAGATCACTTCGATCACTATTACGACGCCATAGACGCTCTGATTGATATTTTCGGCAAGCTGGATCTTCTTCCCGTCTCCACAGCCGAAGTCAAAGACAAGGTCCGGGAGCGGGAAGCCCAGGGGACAACGGTTCTTCCTACTGGCGTGGCCATTCCCCATGCGAGAATTGAAGGATTCCAGGACCTGCTGATCGGTGTCTGGATCCCGGAAGAGCCGCTTAAGACAGAACAGGGGGAAATAGGCATTCTCTTTTTCTTTCTCACTTCTCAGGTTGGTTCTCTCAATTATCTTCCCATCCTCTCTTCCATTGCCAGGAGCTGCAGCAAAGATAACTTCCCCTATAATCTCAAGGGAATGAATATACATCAGATTCAGGATTATTTTAACGGGATGGTGTTCCGCAAAGAGCTGACGGTCGAAGATATTATGACTCCGGATCCGGTAACCTGCAGCAAGGATACGACTCTCGAGGAACTGCTGGATCTTTTCTTTGAAAAAGGACTCAGTTATATTCCTGTTATCGATGAAAAAAACAGGCAGATCGGAGAAGTCACAATCAAGGATGTTCTCTCCGAAGGGGTTCCCGATTATATAAAACGGTTGGGAAATGTCCGTTTTCTCAAGACGCTGGAGCCTTTCGAGGCATTGCTGAGAAATGAGAAAACCATTCTTGTTAAAGATATCATGAGGCCATGCAACAGAGGGCTTCCCAAGGAAGCATCCATAATCGAAGCGGTTTCCAACATCAGTTCCAAAGGGTACAGGCATCTGCCTATTTTCGACGGCAAGGAGCTGATCGGGCTGGTAAGCGAAACCGACATTCTGCATAAGGTTTTAAGGGGTTAGTTTTCTATGTTTCATCTGGTCATAGGTGTCGTATTTTTTGTTCTCCTTTTTGTACTCATATCACTGGAGGTGGTAAATAAAACAATACTGGCTATACTCGGTGCAGTTTTGTTTATCGCAACGGGAATCATCAATGAACATGCCGCCTATGCTGAAATAGATTGGAATGTAATTTTCCTTCTAATCGGGATGATGGTAATCGTCGGTATTACCAAAGGATCGGGGCTTTTCCAGTACATCGCTATAAAATCTGCAAAAATCGTCAATGGCGATCCCGTTAAAATACTCATTCTGTTTTCCCTGATTACGGCGCTCTTATCCGCTTTGCTGGACAATGTCACGACAGTTCTCATATTAACTCCCGTCATTATTCTGATTTCCGTCGAGATGGGACTGAGTCCCGTTCCCTATATCATCAGTTCGACACTGGCTTCCAATATCGGCGGGATGGCAACTTTGATAGGGGATCCCCCCAATATCATGATCGGCAGCGCGGCGAGACTGGGATTTCACGACTTCCTGATCAATCTGGGGCCTCTTGTTCTTATCTTGCTTGTCGTTCACAGTCTGACCATCTACCTCCTGTTCAGTAATAAACTCAATGTCAGCATGGAAAGGCGGGCCAGAATCATGGAGTTCGATGAAAATGCATCGATCAGTGACAAAGCTCTTCTTATCAAAAGTCTGGCTGTCATGGCCCTGGTGCTCATTATGTTTCTTCTCCATGGCGTAACGGGACTCGAGCCTTCCACAATCGCCCTGGGAGGAGCGGCGCTCCTGATGCTCCTGGTCGGAGGCGAAGAGGTCGAGGAGTTTTTTCATGAGGTGGAATGGTCTACCATTTTCTTCTTTATCGGTCTCTTTATCATGGTTGGCGGCCTGGTCGAACTGGGAGTTATTAATTATCTCGCTGTGAAATACCTTCAGCTGACAAAAGGAAATGTCCTGCTGACCGCCGAATCCATTATCTGGGTCAGTGGGTTCCTCTCGGCATTTCTCGATAATATTCCCTATGTGGCAACCATGATTCCCCTGGTTGAAAACCTGGGTGAACATATCGGTCAGATCGCTGTTCAGCCTGTCTGGTGGTCACTCGCTATCGGTGCCTGTCTCGGCGGGAACGGCACGCTGATCGGAGCGTCGGCCAATGTCGTCAGCGCGGGGATTTCCAGCCGGAGCGGATACAAAATCAGCTTTATGGATTTTACCAGGTACGGAATGATTTCCATGATCAGCACGCTCCTTGTTTCATCTTTCTATGTATATTTGCGATACCTGATCTGATATTCGCACTTTGAAATAACCTTATTTCTTTATTTTCCTGTTGCTCCGCCCAGTCAGTTTCTGAATCGTCCGGTAGTGAGCGTCCTCCGATGTTCCCCAGGGTTTGTCGAAATTCTGGGAATCGAATTTCTGAGTGAACCAGAGAATCTCTTTCTCAAGCCGCAGGTTGTTTTCCTCTATGAGATTGACTACCTCTTCAGTAAATTCAGCCAGTTTACCGGGAGACAGGATTTCTTCCGCCATTTTCAGCAGATCCGGAAGGTGATGGAAGCAGAAGCCTCTTGATCTTCCAAAGACATCCCGGAATTCCTCATCAGTCTTCCACAAATGGACAATGGTAAATGTGTAGCGTTTGAGAGTGTAATCAATTCTATCGCAGATCATACAGGACTCTTCATGACCTGATAGGTGCTTTTCAAGGTCCGATATTGAGGACATAAGCTTTCTGGGTTTCAGAGGACCCAATTTCCCTGAAGCTTTAGCCGCTTCCGACTTAAGCGATTTTAAATAGGGGCGGAGAAGTTCCATTCTCTTTTCCAGATGGGTATGAGTCATCAGTCCCAGCCCATGGTTGCTTCTCTCGGCAAGGAGTCCGGTAAAATGGTCCGGACAAAAACCGGTTTTATTGACTTCGACTCTCGTTTCCGGATTCATAACCGAGCTGCCCAGGTAAAATTTGAGATATCGTTCTTCCGCCTTTTCGGCCAGATCGCAGATGGGGCATTCCGTATCTTCTTTGAAAGCATCCCAGACAGGTATTGTTTCGAGCTTGTATTTCATCAGTTCAGTATATTCTTTTTACCTGATGAAAAAAAGTGAAAAAAATTGAGATTTTTTAGCAGAATGATCATTCTTTATACTATAGTTAATGTAGTGGGAGGTGAATGTTTGATGCCAGCAACTATGGAAATACGCTCTCTCCTGATTAAAAACTTTATTTAGATAATTATTGGGTTTTATAATGAGAGAGTGTTTATATATTGGGGTTCCGTTTCTCCGCGGAACCCCTTTTTTTTGTATAAAATTTCTATGAGAACTTGTTTTCACAGGTTTTGATGAGCCTGAAAATCTCTTCAATGTTTTTTTCCACAAAAAATCTGGCTTTTTCCGGCTCCATGGCTTCATCCAGAGTAATAGGGTGATTCATTATTGAAAATAGAGCATTGATACCGTGTTCATGTACAATGCCCGCATTATCAGCTACAGCGCCCGCGATAGCAATTACGGGAATCTTCTTCTCCGCCGCCAATCGGGAAACACCAGTCGGCGTTTTCCCCATAACTGACTGAAAGTCTATTCTCCCTTCTCCGGTGATAACAAAATCAGCCCCATCCATTTTCGAGGACAGATCTGTCATTGTCAGAATGATATCGATTCCAGGCTTCAGTCTCCCTCCCAGAAATGCGGCGAAGCCGCCTCCGAGTCCTCCTGCAGCGCCGGCTCCTGAGAGCTCATTCATAGGGAAACCGTATTTTTCTTTAACGACCTCATTGAAATGAACCAGTCCTTTATCCAGTTCCAGTACCATCTGCTCATCGGCCCCTTTCTGCCTGCTGTATACATGAGCCGCTCCATTTTGTCCGAAAAGGGGATTGTCGACATCGCAGGCTATAAGA contains:
- a CDS encoding cation:proton antiporter; protein product: MEIDIHSINMILLLGVVLFGGTLTGRLFQKWKIPQVVGYIGLGLILGQTGLNIINGKIITSLRPFSTFALGLIGFMIGGELKIQTIKKFGKQFVTILLLESLSAFVVVFIFITSLSFFFFKDMRIALSLGLLMGAISSATAPAATTDVLWENKTRGPLTTIILGIVAMDDAVSLLLFAVATSVAGILTGQDGGSLLASLGGLAWEIGISVALGAGLGFLLYIIIRGFVDEDKILAFSIGAILLLIGLAQSLAVDVILATMAMGFFISNFAPRRSKETFHLVEKFTPPVYVLFFVMVGATLNVKGLTFVTVSMALVYLVGRMGGKTAGSIIGALLSKAPGSVRKYLPLCLFSQAGVAIGLSIVAGQTFPGVIGDTIVLVVTATTFVVQIIGPASVKYAVSKAGEVGLNISEQDLIRQSRGADLADADIPVIGEGENLRSILNIFATRDNLYYPVSDKDNRLMGILSIEKLKDTFIASDLSDYLLAHDIMDKVNYTASMDTEAAEIYSIFQKSHVASIPVVDKDGKVEGMIEYRRMQQHLSRRLSELKEKARRMEEE
- a CDS encoding PTS sugar transporter subunit IIA; this encodes MKLKDWIKKDQCMVLQSTTKTETILEMLDVIATTGKIGDMENLKKEIFYREQIMSTGIGQGLAVPHVRFDGAREPIVLIGTKAEGLSDYESLDNAPVRIVVMIIVGAEQHREYLRILSLVAHKLKDHAFQEELLKAENGEDMALLIAGE
- a CDS encoding CBS domain-containing protein produces the protein MKLGSFIDKRAILAGDHFDHYYDAIDALIDIFGKLDLLPVSTAEVKDKVREREAQGTTVLPTGVAIPHARIEGFQDLLIGVWIPEEPLKTEQGEIGILFFFLTSQVGSLNYLPILSSIARSCSKDNFPYNLKGMNIHQIQDYFNGMVFRKELTVEDIMTPDPVTCSKDTTLEELLDLFFEKGLSYIPVIDEKNRQIGEVTIKDVLSEGVPDYIKRLGNVRFLKTLEPFEALLRNEKTILVKDIMRPCNRGLPKEASIIEAVSNISSKGYRHLPIFDGKELIGLVSETDILHKVLRG
- a CDS encoding ArsB/NhaD family transporter, whose protein sequence is MFHLVIGVVFFVLLFVLISLEVVNKTILAILGAVLFIATGIINEHAAYAEIDWNVIFLLIGMMVIVGITKGSGLFQYIAIKSAKIVNGDPVKILILFSLITALLSALLDNVTTVLILTPVIILISVEMGLSPVPYIISSTLASNIGGMATLIGDPPNIMIGSAARLGFHDFLINLGPLVLILLVVHSLTIYLLFSNKLNVSMERRARIMEFDENASISDKALLIKSLAVMALVLIMFLLHGVTGLEPSTIALGGAALLMLLVGGEEVEEFFHEVEWSTIFFFIGLFIMVGGLVELGVINYLAVKYLQLTKGNVLLTAESIIWVSGFLSAFLDNIPYVATMIPLVENLGEHIGQIAVQPVWWSLAIGACLGGNGTLIGASANVVSAGISSRSGYKISFMDFTRYGMISMISTLLVSSFYVYLRYLI
- a CDS encoding glycerate kinase, producing MKIVVAADSFKGSLTSAELADAVETGVRAVYPQSEVIKVPVADGGEGTVQALVDGTGGLYRTVNVRDPLGKTITALYGITGDGKTAVLEMASASGLPLLTADERNPMKTSTYGTGELIKDALEKGCREFLIGIGGSATNDCGMGMMEALGMKFLDSSGKELSGCGENLIRTESIDDSGLIPGLKEADFLIACDVDNPLFGQNGAAHVYSRQKGADEQMVLELDKGLVHFNEVVKEKYGFPMNELSGAGAAGGLGGGFAAFLGGRLKPGIDIILTMTDLSSKMDGADFVITGEGRIDFQSVMGKTPTGVSRLAAEKKIPVIAIAGAVADNAGIVHEHGINALFSIMNHPITLDEAMEPEKARFFVEKNIEEIFRLIKTCENKFS
- a CDS encoding DUF6062 family protein, whose amino-acid sequence is MKYKLETIPVWDAFKEDTECPICDLAEKAEERYLKFYLGSSVMNPETRVEVNKTGFCPDHFTGLLAERSNHGLGLMTHTHLEKRMELLRPYLKSLKSEAAKASGKLGPLKPRKLMSSISDLEKHLSGHEESCMICDRIDYTLKRYTFTIVHLWKTDEEFRDVFGRSRGFCFHHLPDLLKMAEEILSPGKLAEFTEEVVNLIEENNLRLEKEILWFTQKFDSQNFDKPWGTSEDAHYRTIQKLTGRSNRKIKK